In Streptomyces sp. TLI_146, the genomic stretch CTCGTACGACTTCACCCAGGAGCACCTGCGCCGGTTCGAGGAGCGGATCACCGCCCTCACGGACGCGCTCGGCCTGGCCGTGCGCAAGGAGGCGGCGACCGACCCCTTCTACGACCGGGGCGGGCAGCGGGCGCTGCTCCAGCGGCTCTCGCCGGTCAAGCACGAGTTCCTCGTCGACGGCCTCGCGATCGCCTCGCTCAACGTCCACCGCAACTTCTTCGGCGAGCGGTGCGGGATCACCCTCGAAGACACCGGCCAGGCCGTCCACACCAGTTGCGCCGCCTTCGGCCTGGAGCGCTGGCTGTTGGTGCTGTACGCCAGGTACGGGAGCTGGGAGGCGGCGACGCGGGCCGTGGTGGAGGCGGCTTCCGCGCTCGGCGCGGCGGCCCCGGCAGGCGGGGCCGAGCGGTGAGGGCGCCGGCCGGCGAACTGGCGGAGGTGGTCGCCTGGATCGGCAGGCGCCACCCGGAGGCCGCCGGGATCGGTCCCGACGACGACCTGATCGAGAGCCGGCTCATCGACTCGCTGGGCTTTCTGGAGTTCATCGTGCTGATCGAGCGGCTCAGCGGGCGGCCCGTCGACGTCGAGACCCTCGACCTCGACGACTTCCGCTCGCTGAGCCGGATCGAGCGGGCGTTCTTCAGTGGGCCGGGCCCTCGGCCATCGGGTCATAGCTCGGCGGGCTGATCAGCGGGTACACCTCGAAGTCCAGGTGCAGTCCGGCGGGGCTGCGGTACAGCAGCTGCATCAGCTGCTCGTGCGACTCGACGTCGTAGATGTTGAGCCCCGCCGAGGCGCCGACCAGGATCCAGCGGTCCCTGATGAGCCCCTTCTCCTCCAGCTCCTGGGTGTAGCGGAAGCCCTCGGCGAGTTTCTCCTGGAACTCCTCGATGCTGATGCCCACCGGGGCCCGCTTGGCTATCACCGCGAACAGCGCCATGGATGACTCTCCTTCAGTTGAGTGGGTGCGGGGCTTCCTGGTCCACGGGCGGCCCGGCGGGCATCCGCAGGGCACGGTCGGAGCGGGCGAAGCGCGCCCGCGCGAGGGTGCCGACGACCGACACCGTCACGGTCGCGGCGGCCGCGATACCGAACAGCAGCCCGAAGTCGCCGCGTCCGGCCAGCGGGCCGACGGCGGCCGTGCTGATGGCGGCGCCGGTGAAGACCGAGCAGGCGATGACCGCGGCGGCGCTGCCGCGCGCCTCGGGCGCGGCCGCCTCCAGGACCCACGCCTGGAGCGCGGACTGGCCGACGGCGAGGGCGAGTCCGGCCAGCGCGCTGGCCACCAGGATGCCCGCGACCGACTGGGTGAAGGCGGCCGTGAGGTAGCCGACGAAGAGCAGCCCGGTGCCCCAGCCGAACATGCCCGCGCCGGTCGCCCGGGCGTCGACGGCCCGGACCACCACACTGCCCCCGATGGCCGCCACCCCGTACGCGCTGGTCACCAGGCCCGACATCAGGACGCTGCTGCCGTGCTTCTGGAGGGCCGCGTTGAAGAAGTTGAACAGGCCCATCATCGCCGCGCCCTCGACGAAGGTGAACGGGATGAGGAACCGGAACCAGCCGTCCCCGAGCACCTGGGCGAACCGCTCCCGTACGCCCGGCCCCTCGGCGCCCTTGACCCGGGGCGCCTCCGGCAGCCGGGTGTACACCAGGGCCAGCAGCGGCGCCGCGACGGCCGGGATGAGCAGCGGCGAGCGCCAGTCGAGCAGTTCGGTGAGCGCGCCCGCGACGACGGTCGCCATGGCGGCGCCGACCGCGCTGGAGGACATGATCGCCGCCATCGTGCGCTGGCGGCGCTCCATCGGGATGTGGTCGCCCACGTACGCGACGGTCACCGGGATGAGCGCGGCGGCGAAGCCGCCGGCGATGGCGCGGCCCGCGATCAGCAGCGCCGCGTTGGGCGCCAGGGCCGCCGCGAGGTCCGCGACGCCGAGGCCGAGGAGCGCGGTGCGCAGCACCCGCACCCGGCCCACCCGGTCCGAGATCGCGCCGTGCACCGGCTGCATGATGCCGACCATCGCCAGATAGCCGGTGAGGGCGAACGCGATGGTGCCCAGGCTGACGTCGAAGTCCTTGGAGACGGGGACCAGGATCGGGTTGATGACGACGAGGTCGAAGTCGAGCAGGAAGAACCCGGCGCACAGGACGGCCACCACCGCGCGGTCGCTGAGCTTCCCGTCCGTCGGGCGCGCTCTCATCGGCTCACCGCCCGCACCGCGACGCAGGACCAGCTGAACCCGCCGCCCAGGCTGAGCAGCAGCGCCACCTCGCCCGGGGCGAGCCGCTTCTCGGTGTGCAGGGTGGCCAGGTTGGCGGCGGAGTCCCCGGCGCCCAGGTGCCCGGTGCCGCCGCCCAGGTCGAGGATCTCGGCGTGGCGCAGCCCGAGGCGGTCGACGGCCGGCCGGAAGAACTCCTCCAGCGGTCCGGCGCCCAGCCGGGGGAGCGTCAGGAACCGCACCTGCGGGTCGTCGGGGGCGAGCCCCGCCTCGGTGAGCGCGGTGTTCACCACCTCGACCACGGCCTCGACGAGCGCCGCGTCGAACCCGGGCTCGGCCCCGGAGGCGACGAAGGCCCGTTTGGTGCGGCGCACGTCGACCTGGGGCAGGGTGCGCGGCATCGGGCTGAACTCGTCGTCGCCGCGGTGCATCGTCTCGTACTCCGAACGGGCCACGGTGGCCACCGAGAGCAGTTCGTACGGGCCCTGGACGCGGTCCAGGAGCAGGGCGGTCCCGGCGTCGCCGTAGACGAGTTCGTAGTCGCCGAGCCAGCGGTCGAAGGCGGGCGGCGGGAAGCGGTCGCCGGTGGTGACCGCGGCGCGTGCCACGCCCGGGTCCGCGATCATCCGGGCGGCGGCGACTTCGAGTGCGGCGGCTCCGCCGTTGCACATCTGCTGGACGCCCACGGCGTTGGCGGACGGGGCGCCGATGTGGTGGGCGACGTAGTGGGCGGGCGACCAGAAGTCATGGCCCTGGTGGTAGGTCCAGGCGTGCGCCACCATGCCGAGGCCCGATCCGTCCCATCCCGCGGCCGCCAGTGCGTCGGTGGCGGCGAGGACCGCCATCTCGGGTGCCGCGTGGTCGCGGCTGACGGAGACCTCGCGGTAGCGCAGACGGGCCGCGGTCTCCTCGTCGACCCGGCCGGCCGCCAGCGCGGCCTCGGTGGTCTCGCGCCGGTCCGGGAGCCAGAGCGTCGCGGCCGCGATCCGCAGCGGCGTGGATAAGGGCGGGGACAGACGCACTGGGTCCTCCCGGAAAGGGCCCCGGAGGGCATCGTCAGTGATGCGGATTATCAGCAGGAGTCTTCTCCACCCCGGGATGCCGCGTCAAGGGCCGAAAGGCGCAAGTCGCGCGCCCTGGTGGGCCGTCGTGCACCCGGGGGAAACCCACCGTGTGCGGAGCGCGGTTCCGGGGGTTCATCCCTTGCCCTTTTTCAGCGTCTTTGTGAGCTTACGCCCGAATCCCTCCCGCGCGGCCGATTGTGCGCGGTCCCGGCGGGCCGCGCCGCCGCCCCCCCGTCCGGTCCGTTCCCCGCGACGGCCCGGCAGCCCCCGTACCCCGCCACCCGCGCAATGTCCACCGCGGGCCGTGCGCCTGTGCAACTCCGGAGGGAATGGGAGCGTCCGAACGCGGTCCTGTGTTAAACAGGTCACAACTCGCCCTCTGGTGGCGAGAGTTGACCGGAACAGCACGCATTTACCCGTCCGCTGCCGTAGCGGAGTGTCGCTTACACAGAGGTGATGCATGGACGACCTGGCCGGCACCACGACCACCGATTTCTCCCTGAGCGCACGGGAGATCGAACAGTTCCACCGGGACGGATACATCGGCCCGTTCGACATGTACGAACCCGCCGAGATGGAGAAGAACCTCCGCGCCCTGCGCCCCAAGCTGCTCAACACCAAGCGGGCGATCTACGGGCAGGAGAAGGCGGTCTCCGGCGTCACCAACCTCGCCAACTACGACCGCCACCTCGACGTCGACTTCCTCGCCGACCACATCACGCGCCCCGAGATAGTGCACCGGGTGGCCTCCCTCCTCGGCCCCGACGTGCTCTGCTGGCGCACCGAGTTCTTCCCCAAGTACCCCGGCGACGAGGGCACCGACTGGCACCAGGCCGACAACTTCTCCAACGTGGCCGGATCCAAGCACCCCCAGATCGTGTGGCCCGAGGACTCCGAGTTCGGCGGCACCATCACCGTCTGGTCGGCGTTCACCGACGCCAGTGTGGAGATGGGCTGCCTCCAGTTCATCCCCGGCTCGCACCGGACCATGAACTACGACGAGTCCAAGGTCATGACGTACGACGCGGACTCCATCGGCAAGGTGGAGAAGGGCGGCGTGCGGCGCGGCTTCTTCGGCTACGACTACCGCCAGCTCCAGAAGGACCCGAACTGGAGCCCGGACGAGTCCCAGGCCAAGTCGATGGTGCTCAAGCAGGGCCAGTTCATCGTCTTCTGGTCGACCCTGATGCACGCCTCGCACCCGCACGCGGGCCTCACCGACAACATGCGCCTGGGGTACGCGGCCCGCTATCTGCCGACGCAGGTGCAGGTCTACCCGTTCTCGGACGCCCTCCAGGAGTTCGGCGGCGAGGCCAGCCTCGACAAGTTCGGCTGCGTGCTCGTCTCCGGCGAGGACAGGTACAAGCACAACCGCTTCGTCGACCGGACCGTCAACGGCACGCCCTTCCGGCCTGCCCGCTGACCCTCGTCCGACCACGGCCATTTCGACGTCGCCACATCCCGAGGGGTGTCTGCGCTGGAAAGACATACGGGGACCCGACTCGCCGGCACCCAGGAGGCGTTCGCCCTCCATCGCCGGATCAACCGGACCGCATCCGACTACCCGCGGGACAGCTCGGTGCCCGCGCTCTTCGCCGCGAGCGCCGCCCGCGACCCGGACGCGCCCGCGGTCGTGCAGGGCGGGCGCACGTACACCTACGGGGAGCTCGACCGGCTCTCCAACGGGCTCGCCCGCCGTCTGCTCGCCGAGGGCTTCCCGCCCGGGGCGACGGTCGGGGTGTGTCTGACGCGCTCGCCCGAGCTGATCGTGGCGCTGCTCGCGGTGCTGAAGTGCGGAGGCGCGTATCTGCCGTTCGACGTGGGCTGGCCCGACGAGCGCCTGCACGGCCTGTTCGCCGACGCCGACTGCCGCTGGGTGCTGACTGACCGTCATGAGCAGCTCTCCCGACGGCTGAGTGAATGTCAGGTACTGGCGGTTGAGGGGGAGTTGGAGGAAGCCGAGGCCGCCCCGGCGGTCGAGACCACCGGTGACTCCCTCGCGTACATCAACTTCACCTCCGGTTCCACAGGCCGCCCCAAGGGCGTGGCCATCCGCCACCGCAGCATCGCCCGGCTCGTCCTCGGCACCCGTTTCGCCCGCCTCGACGCGCACAGCAGGCTGCTCCAGCTCGCGCCGGTCACGTTCGACGCCGCCACCTTCGAGATCTGGGGCGCCTTGCTCAACGGCGGTACGTGCGTGCTCTACCCGGAGGGCCTGGTGCGGCTCTCCCGGCTCGGGCGGGTCGTCGACGAACACCGCGTCACCGTCGTCTTCCTCACCACGGCGCTGTTCAACGCCGTGGTCGACGAGGCGCCGGAGGCCGTCGACGGGACCGAGACCGTCCTCATGGGCGGCGAGCTCCACTCGATCCCGCATGTGGCGGCGGCGCTGCGGCGGTACGGACCGGGGCGGCTGGTCCATGTGTACGGCCCCACCGAGGCGACCACGTTCGCCACCTACCACCCCGTCGACCGGCTGCTCCCCGACTCCGGGCTGCTGCCGATCGGCACTCCGATCCAGAACACCCGCCTCTATGTGATCGACGGCGACACCCTGTGCGAGCCGGGCCGGACCGGTGAGATCTGCCTGGCGGGCGACGGGCTCTCGCCCGGCTATGTGGGCATGCCGGAGCTCACCGCCGACCGCTTCGTCGAGCGGCTGGTCGACGGCGTGACCGAACGGCTCTACCGCACCGGCGACCACGGCACCCTGCTCCCCGACGGCTCGCTCGTCTTCCAGGGCCGCGACGACGACCAGGTCAAGATCAACGGCTTCCGCATCGAGCTGGGCGAGGTCGCCCACCACCTCGACCACCACCCCTCGGTACGGCGCAGCCATGTGACGGTGAGCACCACGCGCGGCGAACGGGCCCTGGTGGCCTTCGTGGTGACGGACGACCAGTCCGTCACACCCACCTCCCTGCGCCACCATCTGCGGACCCGGCTCCCCGCGTATCTGGTCCCGGCCCGCATCCACCTGTGCGAGGCGCTGCCGCTGACGGCGACCGGCAAGGTCGACGGCCGCGCGCTGCTCGCCGCGCACGACAGCCACACCCCACCCCCCGCCGCCCCGGCCGCCCGGCCGGTGGCCTCGCGGGACTGACCGGACGGAGGAGAGACCATGACTTCCCAGGACTCGCAGGCGGCGCTCGGTACGCCGCCCATGACCGCGACCGAGGAGGCGATCGCCGAGATCTGGCGCGGTCTGTTCGGCATCACCGAAGTGGCCGTCGGCGACGACTTCTTCGAGCTCGGCGGCAACTCGCTCACCGCCATCAAGTTCCTGTCCCGGGTCGAGGAGCGCTTCACCGTCGACGTGCTGCTGCCCGAGACGCTCTACGAGGACGCCAGGCTGAGCAGTCTGGCCAAGGCCGTCGACGAGGCGATGGCGTAGGCCCGCCGTGCGCCCCCCACCCCGCGCCGCAGCGCCGCCCGGGACCGCGACGGGCAGCCCGTTCGCCCGGTTCTTCGGCGACGCCGAGGTCACCACCCGGCTGTTCTGCTTCCCGTACGCGGGCGGCGGCACCCAGGTCTTCCGCGGCTGGCAGGAGCGGGTGCCGCCGGACGTCGGGGTCACCGGCATCCGGCTGCCCGGGCGCGAACAGCGCTTCCGCGAGCGCCCCTTCGACTCGTGGCCGCAGGCGCTCGGGGCGCTGGCCGAGGCCCTGGCCCCGGAGACCGAACGCGGGCCGTACGCCTTCTTCGGCCACAGCCTGGGCGCCCGCCTCGCCTACGAACTCGCCCACCGGCTCGCCGCCGACGGCCACCGCCCGCCCGAGCTGCTGGTCGTCTCGGCGTGCCGCGCGCCGGGCGTGGCACCGCGCACCCCGCCCATGCACACCATGGACGGGCCCACGCTGCACCGACGGCTGCGCGAGATGAACGGCGTCCCGCCCGAAGTCCTCGCCAGCCGCGCCCTGATGAAGCTGCTGGAGCCGGTGCTCCGCGCCGATCTGCGGCTCGCCGAGACCTGGGAGCCGTCACCGGGGCGGATCGCGGCGCCGGTCCTGGCGCTGTGCGGCGAGGGCGACGACATCGACCCGTACGAGGACATGGTGGCCTGGAAGCACCACACGACGGCGGAGTTCGCGATCCGGTCCTTTCCGGCCGGGCACTTCTTCCTGCGCGACGAGGAGGAGGCCGTGCTCGCGGCGATCTGCGCGCGGCTGGGGACGGGGGGCGTGCGATGACGGACCCGCTGAACGGCCCCTCGCCCCATCTCACGCCGGAACACGAGGAGTTCCGTGCGTCGGTGCGTACGTTCTTCCGCAAGGAGGTCGTGCCCTACGCGGCGGAGTGGGAGCGGCGGCGCGCGATGCCCCGCTCGGCCTGGCACGCCTTCGCCGCCGAGGGGCTGCTCGGGCTCAACCACCCCACCTCGGTGGGCGGCGCCGGACTCGACTTCTTCCACTCGGTGGTCTTCCTGGAGGAGCTGGGCCGCACCGGCTTCGGGGGAGTGCGCTTCGCGGTGGCGCTGCACGCCTACATGGGCACCAGCTACCTCGCCACCAACGGCTCGGCCGAGCTCCAGCAGCGCTATCTGCGCCCGGCCGTCGCGGG encodes the following:
- a CDS encoding phosphopantetheine-binding protein; this translates as MRAPAGELAEVVAWIGRRHPEAAGIGPDDDLIESRLIDSLGFLEFIVLIERLSGRPVDVETLDLDDFRSLSRIERAFFSGPGPRPSGHSSAG
- a CDS encoding muconolactone Delta-isomerase family protein, whose amino-acid sequence is MALFAVIAKRAPVGISIEEFQEKLAEGFRYTQELEEKGLIRDRWILVGASAGLNIYDVESHEQLMQLLYRSPAGLHLDFEVYPLISPPSYDPMAEGPAH
- a CDS encoding MFS transporter, whose translation is MRARPTDGKLSDRAVVAVLCAGFFLLDFDLVVINPILVPVSKDFDVSLGTIAFALTGYLAMVGIMQPVHGAISDRVGRVRVLRTALLGLGVADLAAALAPNAALLIAGRAIAGGFAAALIPVTVAYVGDHIPMERRQRTMAAIMSSSAVGAAMATVVAGALTELLDWRSPLLIPAVAAPLLALVYTRLPEAPRVKGAEGPGVRERFAQVLGDGWFRFLIPFTFVEGAAMMGLFNFFNAALQKHGSSVLMSGLVTSAYGVAAIGGSVVVRAVDARATGAGMFGWGTGLLFVGYLTAAFTQSVAGILVASALAGLALAVGQSALQAWVLEAAAPEARGSAAAVIACSVFTGAAISTAAVGPLAGRGDFGLLFGIAAAATVTVSVVGTLARARFARSDRALRMPAGPPVDQEAPHPLN
- a CDS encoding 3-oxoacyl-[acyl-carrier-protein] synthase III C-terminal domain-containing protein is translated as MRLSPPLSTPLRIAAATLWLPDRRETTEAALAAGRVDEETAARLRYREVSVSRDHAAPEMAVLAATDALAAAGWDGSGLGMVAHAWTYHQGHDFWSPAHYVAHHIGAPSANAVGVQQMCNGGAAALEVAAARMIADPGVARAAVTTGDRFPPPAFDRWLGDYELVYGDAGTALLLDRVQGPYELLSVATVARSEYETMHRGDDEFSPMPRTLPQVDVRRTKRAFVASGAEPGFDAALVEAVVEVVNTALTEAGLAPDDPQVRFLTLPRLGAGPLEEFFRPAVDRLGLRHAEILDLGGGTGHLGAGDSAANLATLHTEKRLAPGEVALLLSLGGGFSWSCVAVRAVSR
- a CDS encoding chlorinating enzyme; the protein is MDDLAGTTTTDFSLSAREIEQFHRDGYIGPFDMYEPAEMEKNLRALRPKLLNTKRAIYGQEKAVSGVTNLANYDRHLDVDFLADHITRPEIVHRVASLLGPDVLCWRTEFFPKYPGDEGTDWHQADNFSNVAGSKHPQIVWPEDSEFGGTITVWSAFTDASVEMGCLQFIPGSHRTMNYDESKVMTYDADSIGKVEKGGVRRGFFGYDYRQLQKDPNWSPDESQAKSMVLKQGQFIVFWSTLMHASHPHAGLTDNMRLGYAARYLPTQVQVYPFSDALQEFGGEASLDKFGCVLVSGEDRYKHNRFVDRTVNGTPFRPAR
- a CDS encoding amino acid adenylation domain-containing protein, translating into MSALERHTGTRLAGTQEAFALHRRINRTASDYPRDSSVPALFAASAARDPDAPAVVQGGRTYTYGELDRLSNGLARRLLAEGFPPGATVGVCLTRSPELIVALLAVLKCGGAYLPFDVGWPDERLHGLFADADCRWVLTDRHEQLSRRLSECQVLAVEGELEEAEAAPAVETTGDSLAYINFTSGSTGRPKGVAIRHRSIARLVLGTRFARLDAHSRLLQLAPVTFDAATFEIWGALLNGGTCVLYPEGLVRLSRLGRVVDEHRVTVVFLTTALFNAVVDEAPEAVDGTETVLMGGELHSIPHVAAALRRYGPGRLVHVYGPTEATTFATYHPVDRLLPDSGLLPIGTPIQNTRLYVIDGDTLCEPGRTGEICLAGDGLSPGYVGMPELTADRFVERLVDGVTERLYRTGDHGTLLPDGSLVFQGRDDDQVKINGFRIELGEVAHHLDHHPSVRRSHVTVSTTRGERALVAFVVTDDQSVTPTSLRHHLRTRLPAYLVPARIHLCEALPLTATGKVDGRALLAAHDSHTPPPAAPAARPVASRD
- a CDS encoding phosphopantetheine-binding protein, giving the protein MTSQDSQAALGTPPMTATEEAIAEIWRGLFGITEVAVGDDFFELGGNSLTAIKFLSRVEERFTVDVLLPETLYEDARLSSLAKAVDEAMA
- a CDS encoding thioesterase II family protein, whose protein sequence is MRPPPRAAAPPGTATGSPFARFFGDAEVTTRLFCFPYAGGGTQVFRGWQERVPPDVGVTGIRLPGREQRFRERPFDSWPQALGALAEALAPETERGPYAFFGHSLGARLAYELAHRLAADGHRPPELLVVSACRAPGVAPRTPPMHTMDGPTLHRRLREMNGVPPEVLASRALMKLLEPVLRADLRLAETWEPSPGRIAAPVLALCGEGDDIDPYEDMVAWKHHTTAEFAIRSFPAGHFFLRDEEEAVLAAICARLGTGGVR